A single region of the Hippoglossus hippoglossus isolate fHipHip1 chromosome 17, fHipHip1.pri, whole genome shotgun sequence genome encodes:
- the LOC117777962 gene encoding ADP-ribosylation factor-like protein 14, which yields MGLRGSKLPEVQVLLLGLDNAGKSTLLYKLKHNACVSTVPTIGFNVEMMEVRKSGKNIALILWDVGGQGKMREYWRSFHQDAGAVVFVVDSSDRTRLEEARRELDKTLRSEQLAGRPLILFANKQDVNGALTVTEIKDRFNLGKLCHGRDWFVQPCSASTGVGVEEAFRRVVQLVKLPSDPGAMKDNIKDTVHYLRASSRH from the coding sequence ATGGGTCTTCGAGGCTCCAAGCTACCCGAGGTCCAAGTTCTCCTGCTGGGCCTGGACAACGCTGGGAAATCGACGCTCCTCTACAAACTGAAGCACAACGCGTGTGTCAGCACCGTCCCCACTATCGGCTTCAACGTGGAAATGATGGAGGTGAGAAAGAGTGGGAAGAACATCGCCCTGATCCTGTGGGATGTCGGTGGTCAGGGGAAGATGCGGGAGTACTGGAGGAGTTTCCACCAGGACGCAGGGGCCGTGGTGTTCGTCGTGGACAGCTCGGACAGGACGCGTCTGGAGGAGGCGCGCAGGGAGCTGGACAAGACGCTGAGGAGCGAGCAGCTGGCGGGACGTCCGCTCATTCTGTTCGCTAACAAACAGGACGTGAACGGAGCTCTGACCGTCACGGAAATCAAGGACAGGTTCAACCTGGGGAAGCTGTGTCACGGGCGCGACTGGTTCGTCCAGCCTTGCTCGGCGTCGACGGGAGTTGGAGTCGAAGAGGCTTTCAGACGAGTGGTCCAACTGGTCAAACTCCCATCAGACCCCGGGGCGATGAAAGACAATATCAAGGATACAGTGCACTACCTCAGAGCAAGCAGCAGacattaa
- the LOC117777951 gene encoding zona pellucida sperm-binding protein 3-like, whose amino-acid sequence MEPNLRTTTASSPWWIIVLISVSTLTESRLVQNISPIWTPSYTPSYTQQLQQQQSPELGARPRPVVLRCHPDSMEVVVQADLFDTGLQVDGRHLRLGSDPAAEYSACSAAPSGEAEFTIRAHLMDCGTKLSSTKEKIIYSTFLVYSPETSPDGLHRLDAATIPVECHYEKRYALDGISLQPTWIPLVSTTSAEDQIDFNLRIMTDDWLFERASYSYFLGDRIHFEVSAIPGNHMPMRVYVDQCVATATPDAEANIKYDFVEHNGCLTDTYLTNSSSHFLPRAEEHKLRFQLDAFRFYQEPRIQVYITCYVKAVPVTSTVSSQNRACSLIENRWRSVDGNDQECRSCDISHRIEEPPLTEAPDAIASYQAWSSMIPQEASVQNRPEQPPATYMRLRPHNKPHQSSARLMKRGTEQKAERTLQLGPLTVLSSSKSVSNSRTVLSPNKPT is encoded by the exons ATGGAGCCAAACCTGCGGACAACCACTGCGTCTTCTCCCTGGTGGATCATCGTCCTCATCTCAGTCTCCACACTCACAGAGAGCAGGTTAGTGCAGAACATCAGCCCCATCTGGACCCCCAGCTACACCCCCAGCTAcacccagcagctgcagcagcagcagagcccgGAGCTCGGAGCGCGGCCTCGGCCTGTGGTGCTCCGGTGCCACCCGGACTCCATGGAGGTCGTGGTGCAGGCGGACTTGTTTGACACGGGCCTCCAGGTGGACGGCAGACACCTGCGGCTTGGTTCGGACCCAGCAGCCGAATACAGTGCGTGTAGCGCGGCCCCGTCAGGAGAGGCTGAATTCACCATCCGGGCCCATCTCATGGACTGTGGCACCAAACTCTCA TCTACCAAAGAGAAGATCATCTATTCTACTTTCCTTGTCTACTCACCTGAAACGTCCCCTGATGGTTTGCATCGATTGGATGCTGCGACCATTCCAGTTGAATGTCATTATGAAAA GAGGTATGCTCTGGATGGCATTTCTCTGCAGCCCACCTGGATTCCTCTCGTCTCCACGACCTCAGCTGAGGACCAGATCGATTTCAATCTGCGAATCATGACTG atGACTGGCTGTTTGAGAGGGCATCTTACTCCTATTTCCTGGGTGACCGCATTCACTTTGAAGTCTCAGCCATCCCTGGTAACCACATGCCTATGCGAGTCTATGTTGACCAATGTGTTGCCACAGCAACTCCTGATGCAGAGGCAAACATAAAATATGACTTTGTTGAGCATAACGG GTGCCTTACTGACACTTACCTGACAAACTCCAGCTCCCATTTCCTACCAAGAGCTGAGGAGCACAAGCTGAGATTTCAGCTGGATGCCTTCAGGTTCTACCAAGAGCCCAGAATCCAG GTCTACATAACCTGCTACGTGAAGGCTGTTCCTGTCACATCAACTGTCAGCTCACAAAACAGGGCCTGCTCTTTGATTGAGAACAG ATGGAGGTCAGTTGATGGGAATGACCAGGAATGTAGAAGCTGCGACATCTCCCACCGGATCGAGGAGCCTCCACTCACAGAGGCCCCCGACGCTATCGCCAGCTACCAAGCCTGGTCCAGCATGATTCCACAGGAAGCTTCAGTCCAGAACCGACCCGAACAACCTCCAGCAACGTACATGCGCCTGAGGCCACACAACAAACCTCATCAATCCTCTGCTAGATTAATGAAGAGAGGAACAGAGCAGAAAGCAG AAAGAACTCTACAGCTGGGACCCCTCACCGTGCTCTCATCCAGCAAATCTGTATCAAATTCAAGAACTGTGCTTTCACCAAACAAGCCCACCTGA
- the LOC117777965 gene encoding interleukin-12 subunit alpha, translating to MMGKGPMTDSCVSHARTLLRNITDVLAQNDLFTGFDCSKQSVELNMETDTPSVCAPKGSTCTGTTKAEFDQKSCLENIGEDLLHYYKFLAAQPKGLLGPTVQLRALMENCFPWSLSTDLASKQAPADSLSTFDERLSLCKVLKGFHVRTITINRVLGYMNSGEHTK from the exons ATGATGGGTAAAGGACCGATGACGGACTCCTGCGTCTCACATGCACGGACGCTTCTACGGAACATCACTGATGTTCTTGCACAG AATGACCTGTTCACTGGGTTTGACTGCTCAAAGCAGAGTGTGGAGCTGAACATGGAGACTGATAcaccatctgtgtgtgcaccAAAG GGATCAACATGCACTGGAACCACTAAAGCAGAATTTGATCAG AAATCATGTCTGGAAAACATCGGGGAGGATTTGCTTCACTACTACAAATTTCTCGCAGCTCAGCCGAAGGGTTTGCTTGGGCCAACTGTTCAGCTCAGAGCCCTCATGGAG AACTGCTTCCCGTGGTCTCTGTCCACAGACTTGGCCTCAAAACAG GCTCCTGCGGACAGTCTGAGCACCTTCGATGAAAGACTGAGCCTCTGCAAAGTGCTGAAGGGCTTCCACGTCCGCACCATCACCATCAACAGGGTCCTCGGATACATGAACTCCGGggaacacacaaaataa